A window from Actinomycetospora corticicola encodes these proteins:
- a CDS encoding DnaJ family domain-containing protein has translation MRGEPGETYWERYESLIDEQIRRATAEGAFDDLPGAGRPLDLPARDDENWWVRSKMRAEGVPTDALLPPSLRLRKDIERLDDDVRGLADEAAVRAVVADLDRRIVAFLRFPDGPRVPIRRPSADAVVERWRAARAAAATPEPPPTAPARRRWWRRRD, from the coding sequence GTGCGGGGCGAGCCGGGCGAGACCTACTGGGAGCGGTACGAGTCGCTGATCGACGAGCAGATCCGCCGTGCGACCGCGGAGGGCGCGTTCGACGACCTCCCGGGCGCGGGCAGGCCGCTCGACCTCCCGGCCCGCGACGACGAGAACTGGTGGGTCCGCTCGAAGATGCGGGCGGAGGGCGTGCCCACCGACGCGCTGCTGCCGCCGTCGTTACGGCTGCGCAAGGACATCGAACGACTCGACGACGACGTGCGCGGCCTCGCCGACGAGGCGGCCGTGCGCGCCGTCGTCGCCGACCTCGACCGGCGCATCGTCGCGTTCCTGCGCTTCCCCGACGGCCCCCGGGTGCCGATCCGCCGCCCCTCGGCCGACGCCGTCGTCGAACGGTGGCGGGCCGCCCGCGCGGCCGCCGCCACCCCGGAGCCGCCGCCCACAGCCCCCGCCCGGCGGCGCTGGTGGCGCCGCCGGGACTGA
- a CDS encoding TetR/AcrR family transcriptional regulator, with the protein MPRPSQRDRIVDAYVDHVVSEGPETVTLDAVAARAGVSKGGLLYHFGSKEALLEGMLERVRALTDADIATARAGAAAGTETVAHYYLRTSADDPARDSDFFRAMVAVLKVAATEEAAAVTARASMAAWQEVLAEETGDELTADLIAALGDGIYLRAIAGWRSSPLSRDWRTTLARLGVPERSEQCR; encoded by the coding sequence ATGCCCCGACCGTCCCAGCGGGACCGGATCGTCGACGCCTACGTCGACCACGTGGTGAGCGAGGGACCCGAGACCGTCACCCTCGACGCCGTCGCGGCCCGCGCGGGGGTGTCCAAGGGCGGCCTGCTCTACCACTTCGGGTCCAAGGAGGCCCTGCTCGAGGGGATGCTCGAGCGGGTGCGCGCCCTCACCGACGCCGACATCGCGACCGCCCGGGCCGGGGCGGCGGCGGGCACCGAGACGGTGGCGCACTACTACCTGCGCACGTCCGCGGACGACCCGGCGCGCGACAGCGACTTCTTCCGCGCGATGGTCGCCGTGCTGAAGGTCGCGGCGACCGAGGAGGCGGCGGCGGTCACGGCCCGCGCCTCGATGGCGGCCTGGCAGGAGGTGCTCGCCGAGGAGACCGGGGACGAGCTGACGGCGGATCTCATCGCCGCCCTCGGCGACGGCATCTACCTGCGGGCGATCGCCGGCTGGCGGTCGAGTCCGCTGAGCCGGGACTGGCGGACGACGCTCGCCCGCCTGGGCGTGCCGGAACGTTCGGAGCAGTGTCGATGA
- a CDS encoding cytochrome c oxidase assembly protein: MIVPGAGLPPLTAARLFTAWTAAPGVLGGMALLGGGYGLGVRRLAGPWPVRRTVAFGAGVVLLAVIGCSAIAVYDDTLFWTRALQGVVLLVVAPMLLAAGAPLTLARGTLPGPVVVTLGRWRRSGVARALTAPGAATLALVAPPFVLYLTGLYPLELRSATVSGVVSVGLLAAGLLYAISRLQIDPVPRTTHHGLTLGIAIAEVVTDGVLGLVLWLGPLLAVAHYTAVDRSWGPSPRDDQAIGAGVWWIGGDLAGLPFLGAIAARFAAADAREARRIDAELDEQEAAGERGSGLWWEQPGR, encoded by the coding sequence GTGATCGTCCCGGGCGCGGGCCTGCCCCCGCTGACCGCCGCGCGCCTGTTCACCGCCTGGACCGCCGCCCCGGGGGTCCTCGGTGGGATGGCGCTGCTCGGGGGCGGCTACGGCCTCGGGGTGCGCCGCCTCGCCGGCCCGTGGCCGGTGCGCCGCACGGTCGCGTTCGGGGCCGGCGTCGTCCTGCTGGCGGTGATCGGGTGCAGCGCGATCGCCGTCTACGACGACACCCTCTTCTGGACCCGCGCCCTCCAGGGCGTCGTCCTGCTCGTCGTGGCCCCGATGCTGCTCGCGGCGGGAGCGCCCCTGACCCTCGCCCGCGGAACGCTCCCGGGACCCGTCGTCGTGACCCTGGGCCGGTGGCGGCGCTCCGGGGTCGCGCGGGCCCTCACCGCTCCCGGGGCGGCGACCCTCGCGCTCGTGGCACCGCCGTTCGTCCTCTACCTCACCGGGCTCTACCCGCTGGAGCTGCGCAGCGCGACGGTGAGCGGCGTCGTCTCGGTCGGGCTGCTGGCCGCGGGCCTGCTCTACGCGATCAGCCGCCTGCAGATCGACCCCGTGCCGCGCACCACCCACCACGGGCTGACGCTCGGCATCGCGATCGCCGAGGTGGTCACCGACGGCGTCCTCGGCCTGGTGCTCTGGCTCGGCCCGCTGCTCGCGGTCGCGCACTACACGGCGGTCGACCGGTCCTGGGGCCCGAGCCCCCGCGACGACCAGGCGATCGGCGCGGGGGTGTGGTGGATCGGCGGCGACCTCGCCGGGCTGCCCTTCCTCGGCGCGATCGCGGCCCGCTTCGCCGCGGCGGACGCCCGGGAGGCCCGGCGGATCGACGCCGAGCTCGACGAGCAGGAGGCGGCGGGGGAGCGCGGCTCGGGCCTGTGGTGGGAGCAGCCCGGCCGGTGA
- a CDS encoding DUF3040 domain-containing protein, producing MQPPDRPSDEDDQRPESAHADGGRTPVDRAFAALVGTLRAADPRFARRVSEPRRLRSGQIMTLLGFVATVLLGLIPLTVGIQTQAAVLLTLGAIGTAFSPVVVPPVVGVVLSRVRPLW from the coding sequence GTGCAGCCGCCTGACCGACCGTCCGATGAGGACGATCAGCGTCCCGAGTCCGCCCACGCCGACGGTGGGCGCACCCCGGTGGACCGGGCCTTCGCCGCCCTCGTGGGGACGCTGCGCGCGGCCGACCCGCGCTTCGCCCGGCGGGTGTCCGAGCCCCGCCGGCTGCGCAGCGGCCAGATCATGACGCTACTCGGGTTCGTCGCGACGGTGCTGCTCGGGCTCATCCCGCTCACCGTCGGCATCCAGACGCAGGCGGCGGTGCTCCTCACGCTCGGCGCGATCGGCACCGCCTTCTCCCCGGTCGTCGTGCCGCCGGTGGTCGGCGTCGTGCTCTCCCGGGTCCGCCCGCTCTGGTGA
- a CDS encoding alpha/beta fold hydrolase — protein sequence MSEPTRIDLPSAGGHTLATFRWLPKGEARGVVQLTHGMGEHVRRYQHLADRLTALGFLVQGQDHRGHGATVEANGTEPGVLGEGGWAELVADIGRLLERGREDAPGVPVVLLGHSMGSFAAQQWLLDHSAEVDAAVLTGTSLLDQLEAAIDTSGPIDLSAFNAPFAPARTDYDWLSRDEVQVDAYVADPWCGFGLDPAGGAGMFVGGRDVADPQRLDAMQKDLPVYVAVGEHDPVGGPVVLAQALVDRYRNAGLTDVTFRVWSNDRHEILNEVDRDDVENELVDWITRAIKR from the coding sequence ATGAGCGAGCCCACCCGCATCGACCTGCCGTCCGCGGGCGGTCACACGCTCGCCACCTTCCGGTGGCTCCCGAAGGGCGAGGCGCGCGGTGTCGTGCAGCTCACGCACGGGATGGGCGAGCACGTGCGCCGCTACCAGCACCTCGCCGACCGGCTCACCGCGCTCGGCTTCCTCGTGCAGGGGCAGGACCACCGCGGGCACGGCGCGACGGTGGAGGCCAACGGCACCGAGCCCGGCGTCCTGGGCGAGGGCGGGTGGGCGGAGCTCGTCGCCGACATCGGCCGGCTGCTCGAGCGGGGCCGCGAGGACGCCCCGGGGGTGCCGGTCGTGCTCCTCGGCCACAGCATGGGCTCGTTCGCCGCACAGCAGTGGCTGCTCGACCACTCCGCGGAGGTCGACGCCGCGGTGCTCACCGGGACCTCGCTGCTCGACCAGCTCGAGGCCGCCATCGACACGAGCGGCCCGATCGACCTCTCCGCCTTCAACGCGCCGTTCGCCCCGGCGCGCACCGACTACGACTGGCTCTCGCGCGACGAGGTCCAGGTCGATGCCTACGTGGCCGACCCGTGGTGCGGCTTCGGCCTCGACCCGGCCGGGGGCGCGGGGATGTTCGTCGGGGGCCGCGACGTCGCCGACCCGCAGCGCCTCGACGCCATGCAGAAGGACCTGCCGGTCTACGTCGCGGTCGGCGAGCACGACCCGGTGGGCGGGCCGGTCGTCCTGGCCCAGGCACTCGTCGACCGCTACCGCAACGCGGGGCTGACCGACGTGACGTTCCGGGTCTGGTCGAACGACCGCCACGAGATCCTCAACGAGGTCGACCGCGACGACGTCGAGAACGAGCTCGTCGACTGGATCACGCGCGCGATCAAGCGCTGA
- the idi gene encoding isopentenyl-diphosphate Delta-isomerase, which translates to MTELVVLLDPHGSAIGTAAKSEVHHAETPLHLAFSCYVVDDDGRLLMTRRAAHKRTFPGVWTNSFCGHPAPGEALDEAVVRRGRQELGLDVGSVRLVLPGFRYRAEQDGVVEHEMCPVFVATATGAPEPDPAEVDDVRAVPWATLHDGARQGSWPELSPWCVEQVAQLAVHGDPARWPTGDPSALPPAARLSL; encoded by the coding sequence GTGACCGAGCTCGTCGTCCTGCTGGACCCCCACGGTTCCGCCATCGGCACCGCCGCCAAGTCCGAGGTGCACCACGCGGAGACCCCGCTGCACCTCGCGTTCTCCTGCTACGTCGTCGACGACGACGGGCGACTGCTGATGACCCGACGGGCCGCGCACAAGCGCACCTTCCCCGGCGTCTGGACCAACAGCTTCTGCGGGCACCCCGCGCCGGGGGAGGCGCTCGACGAGGCCGTCGTCCGCCGCGGTCGCCAGGAGCTCGGTCTCGACGTCGGGTCGGTGCGGCTCGTGCTGCCCGGCTTCCGCTACCGCGCCGAGCAGGACGGCGTCGTCGAGCACGAGATGTGCCCGGTCTTCGTCGCCACCGCCACCGGGGCCCCGGAGCCGGACCCGGCCGAGGTCGACGACGTGCGGGCCGTGCCGTGGGCGACGCTGCACGACGGGGCCCGGCAGGGGTCGTGGCCGGAGCTCTCGCCGTGGTGCGTCGAGCAGGTCGCCCAGCTCGCCGTCCACGGCGACCCGGCCCGCTGGCCCACCGGCGACCCGTCCGCGCTCCCGCCGGCGGCGCGGCTCAGCCTGTGA
- a CDS encoding amidase: MSTALHELGLVELAAALRRRDVSCVEVATATLARLDDLNPAVNAVVARRDPDAVLAEAAARDAEAAAGRWRGVLHGVPQAVKDLAEVAGQPFAAGSPVFRDRVGVVDAPHVARMRAAGALFVGRTNTPEMGFGSQTYNPVYGATRNPWDLTRTVGGSSGGAAAALACRLLPAADGSDYMGSLRNPAAWSSAYGLRPSRGRVPGVPGFVAQLGEAGPMARSVADLAALLSVMTTGGPVGPLDHSDPLDLSSLTAADPTSLRVGWLGDLGGRLACEDGLLDLARRGSVDVFAGLGATVEEVVPPFDLDALWEAFLVWRWWNACEMAPLLEHHRADLKPELVWEIEQGLTLTALRVHRAAAVRAEWFRAVVGMFDRFDVLVAPATQVHPFPVEVTWPREIAGRTMDTYHRWMETVAPWSMAGVPVMGMPAGFTPGGLPVGVQLIGPPGGDRRVLEVALAHEAATGFAGAVPPVVSRS; this comes from the coding sequence GTGTCGACCGCTCTGCACGAGCTCGGCCTCGTCGAGCTCGCCGCCGCGCTGCGCCGTCGCGACGTCTCGTGCGTCGAGGTCGCGACGGCGACGCTCGCGCGTCTGGACGACCTGAACCCGGCGGTGAACGCGGTGGTCGCGCGCCGCGATCCCGACGCCGTGCTGGCCGAGGCCGCCGCCCGCGACGCCGAGGCGGCGGCCGGGCGGTGGCGCGGGGTGCTCCACGGGGTGCCGCAGGCCGTGAAGGACCTCGCCGAGGTGGCGGGACAGCCGTTCGCGGCCGGGTCCCCGGTGTTCCGCGACCGGGTCGGGGTCGTCGACGCCCCGCACGTCGCGCGGATGCGGGCGGCCGGGGCGCTGTTCGTCGGGCGCACCAACACCCCGGAGATGGGGTTCGGGTCGCAGACCTACAACCCGGTGTACGGGGCCACCCGCAACCCGTGGGACCTCACGCGCACCGTCGGCGGCTCCAGCGGGGGCGCGGCCGCCGCGCTCGCCTGCCGGCTGCTGCCCGCCGCCGACGGCAGCGACTACATGGGCTCCCTGCGCAACCCCGCCGCCTGGTCCTCGGCGTACGGCCTGCGCCCCTCGCGCGGTCGCGTCCCCGGGGTGCCGGGCTTCGTCGCCCAGCTGGGCGAGGCCGGACCGATGGCCCGCTCGGTCGCCGACCTCGCGGCTCTGCTCTCGGTCATGACGACGGGCGGGCCCGTCGGTCCGCTCGACCACTCCGATCCGCTGGACCTGTCGTCGCTGACGGCCGCCGACCCGACGTCGCTGCGCGTGGGCTGGCTCGGCGACCTGGGCGGTCGTCTGGCCTGCGAGGACGGGCTGCTCGACCTCGCGCGCCGGGGCTCCGTGGACGTGTTCGCCGGGCTGGGCGCGACGGTCGAGGAGGTCGTCCCGCCGTTCGACCTGGACGCCCTGTGGGAGGCGTTCCTGGTCTGGCGCTGGTGGAACGCCTGCGAGATGGCGCCGCTGCTGGAGCACCACCGCGCCGACCTCAAGCCGGAACTGGTGTGGGAGATCGAGCAGGGCCTGACGCTGACCGCCCTGCGGGTCCACCGGGCCGCGGCGGTGCGGGCGGAGTGGTTCCGCGCGGTCGTCGGGATGTTCGACCGGTTCGACGTGCTCGTCGCCCCGGCCACCCAGGTGCACCCGTTCCCGGTGGAGGTCACCTGGCCGCGGGAGATCGCCGGCCGGACGATGGACACCTACCACCGCTGGATGGAGACGGTGGCGCCGTGGTCGATGGCCGGGGTGCCGGTCATGGGCATGCCCGCCGGGTTCACGCCGGGCGGGTTGCCGGTCGGGGTGCAGCTGATCGGCCCGCCCGGCGGCGACCGCCGCGTGCTCGAGGTCGCGCTCGCCCACGAGGCGGCCACGGGGTTCGCCGGTGCCGTCCCGCCGGTCGTGTCCCGTTCCTGA
- the cynS gene encoding cyanase, with product MSPIHDRLSAGREVVFAKEAKGLSWQQLADALERSLVWTTSALLGQQPLDAEQAQKVGGLLGLDDDAVAALSLPPVRGEAAIDPTEPVTYRLHEALQVYGSALHELIREEFGDGIMSAIDFELSFDREEDPKGDRVKLVWSGKFLPYKVF from the coding sequence ATGAGCCCCATCCACGACCGCCTCTCCGCCGGCCGCGAGGTCGTGTTCGCGAAGGAGGCGAAGGGCCTGAGCTGGCAGCAGCTCGCCGACGCCCTCGAGCGCTCCCTCGTCTGGACGACCTCCGCGCTGCTCGGACAGCAGCCCCTCGACGCCGAGCAGGCGCAGAAGGTCGGCGGTCTGCTCGGCCTCGACGACGACGCGGTCGCCGCGCTGTCGCTGCCGCCCGTGCGGGGCGAGGCCGCGATCGACCCCACCGAGCCGGTGACCTACCGCCTGCACGAGGCGCTGCAGGTCTACGGCAGCGCCCTGCACGAGCTGATCCGCGAGGAGTTCGGCGACGGGATCATGTCGGCCATCGACTTCGAGCTGTCCTTCGACCGGGAGGAGGACCCGAAGGGGGACCGGGTCAAGCTCGTCTGGAGTGGCAAGTTCCTGCCGTACAAGGTCTTCTAG
- a CDS encoding recombinase family protein, with translation MTSASDDASDQVERLRAEGVPADRIRVDTSLGTRGARPELEAVLGDLVRGDVLVVTRLDRLASSVLHLVQVGQRLLAVGADLRSLEEGLDTTTDAGAGMLPTLELLAGLQRTLVSASTRAGLDAARARGRRGGRPPRLGADAAAEAQRLYDEGRSVTEIAEKLDVPRTTVYGHLRRPT, from the coding sequence GTGACGTCGGCGAGCGACGACGCCTCGGACCAGGTCGAGCGGTTGCGCGCCGAGGGCGTGCCCGCGGACCGGATCCGCGTCGACACCTCGCTGGGCACCCGCGGTGCGCGCCCGGAGCTGGAGGCAGTCCTCGGCGACCTGGTCCGGGGCGACGTCCTCGTGGTCACCCGCCTCGACCGGCTGGCCTCCTCGGTCCTGCACCTCGTCCAGGTCGGGCAGCGTCTGCTCGCGGTCGGCGCCGACCTGCGGTCGCTCGAGGAGGGCCTCGACACGACCACCGACGCCGGCGCCGGGATGCTGCCCACCCTCGAACTGCTGGCCGGGCTGCAGCGCACCCTCGTCTCCGCGAGCACGCGCGCCGGTCTCGACGCCGCGCGGGCCCGGGGACGCCGCGGCGGCCGCCCCCCGCGGCTGGGCGCGGACGCCGCCGCCGAGGCGCAGCGGCTCTACGACGAGGGCCGGTCGGTCACCGAGATCGCCGAGAAGCTCGACGTCCCCCGCACCACCGTGTACGGCCACCTGCGGCGGCCGACGTAG
- a CDS encoding helix-turn-helix domain-containing protein — MDGFVTRHVYDVRDAAPGIHRALPSPFLTFVVPVGAPLRMVLPDGGGADFRACLAGLHDVPGTIVHPGRQAGIHVTVHPLAARPLFGLPAAVLAGHSLEAGEVVGRVAAELCERVDAGSTWEVRLAALDDVLARLLRTHDDGPAAAAEVRHAWARMQAGGSVRDVAREVGWSTDHLSRRFTGEFGVRPSVAARMGRFHRVRHAIARRAGSGTLDLAGVAADHGYADQAHLAREFRALAGCTATRWVTEEVHGGLVGSVQDAQDADPRSSSA, encoded by the coding sequence ATGGACGGGTTCGTCACACGCCACGTGTACGACGTCCGCGACGCCGCGCCCGGCATCCACCGGGCGCTGCCCTCGCCGTTCCTCACGTTCGTCGTCCCCGTCGGCGCGCCGCTGCGGATGGTCCTTCCCGACGGCGGGGGTGCGGACTTCCGCGCCTGCCTCGCCGGTCTGCACGACGTGCCGGGGACGATCGTGCACCCCGGCCGTCAGGCCGGCATCCACGTCACCGTGCACCCGCTCGCGGCGCGCCCCCTGTTCGGCCTGCCCGCCGCCGTGCTCGCCGGGCACTCGCTGGAGGCGGGCGAGGTGGTCGGCCGGGTCGCCGCGGAGCTCTGCGAGCGGGTCGACGCCGGGTCCACGTGGGAGGTCCGCCTCGCCGCGCTCGACGACGTCCTCGCCCGGCTGCTCCGCACGCACGACGACGGGCCGGCGGCCGCCGCCGAGGTCCGCCACGCCTGGGCCCGGATGCAGGCCGGCGGGTCGGTGCGGGACGTGGCGCGCGAGGTCGGCTGGAGCACCGACCACCTGTCCCGGCGGTTCACCGGCGAGTTCGGCGTCCGGCCCTCGGTGGCCGCCCGGATGGGCCGGTTCCACCGGGTGCGACACGCGATCGCCCGACGCGCCGGGAGCGGGACCCTGGACCTCGCGGGCGTCGCGGCCGACCACGGCTACGCCGACCAGGCCCACCTCGCCCGCGAGTTCCGGGCGCTCGCGGGCTGCACCGCGACCCGGTGGGTGACCGAGGAGGTGCACGGCGGGCTGGTCGGATCCGTCCAAGACGCCCAGGACGCCGACCCGCGATCCTCGTCGGCATGA
- a CDS encoding MFS transporter, producing MSRRALALGVLTAPVLLITLDMTVLGAALPAISEDLRPGAATQLWIVDVYSFVLAGLLVVAGSLGDRIGRRRLLLIGTAAFGVASVVAAFAPTAGALVAARALLGLGGATLMPSTLSLIKTVFPEPDSRRRAIGVWAAMFSGGAAAGPVIGGWLLEHFWWGSVFLVNVPVCLALLAVGPVLLPESRDPHPGRFDLLSAGLALATMLPVVYAVKSVATDGITTTGALAAVVGLASGALFVHRQRTLPDPLIDLTLFSHRAFSVSVATNTLCVFALVGLLVLVPQYLQLVVGMSPLTAALWLLPGSLAGMAGALVAARLARRFAVRRLVVGGLTVAAVGWSAIALLAVGAGPVVVVVGMTVAGLAVAMVETLTTDLVLTSAPTDRAGAASAISETGFELGGALGIAVLGSVTAAVYRAGLPDGVPGETLGGSLAAGVDPTVAGPAFTVALAVAGAVAAVAIAYAAWQARLLRPVEATGARESAVARS from the coding sequence ATGTCCAGGCGAGCCCTCGCCCTGGGGGTCCTCACCGCCCCGGTCCTGCTCATCACGCTCGACATGACCGTCCTCGGCGCCGCCCTGCCCGCGATCTCGGAGGACCTGCGGCCCGGCGCGGCGACCCAGCTGTGGATCGTCGACGTCTACTCGTTCGTGCTCGCGGGCCTGCTCGTGGTCGCGGGCTCGCTGGGCGACCGCATCGGGCGCCGTCGCCTGCTGCTGATCGGCACCGCCGCGTTCGGCGTCGCCTCGGTCGTCGCGGCGTTCGCCCCGACCGCCGGCGCCCTGGTCGCCGCGCGCGCCCTGCTCGGGCTCGGGGGCGCGACCCTCATGCCCTCGACGCTGTCGCTGATCAAGACGGTCTTCCCCGAGCCGGACTCCCGTCGTCGGGCGATCGGCGTGTGGGCCGCGATGTTCTCCGGCGGAGCGGCCGCGGGCCCGGTGATCGGCGGCTGGCTGCTCGAGCACTTCTGGTGGGGCTCGGTCTTCCTGGTCAACGTGCCGGTCTGCCTCGCCCTGCTCGCCGTCGGCCCGGTCCTGCTGCCCGAGAGCCGCGACCCGCACCCGGGCCGCTTCGACCTGCTCTCGGCGGGTCTCGCGCTCGCGACGATGCTGCCGGTGGTCTACGCGGTGAAGTCCGTCGCCACCGACGGGATCACGACGACGGGGGCGCTCGCCGCCGTCGTCGGGCTCGCCTCCGGCGCGCTGTTCGTGCACCGGCAGAGGACCCTGCCCGACCCGCTGATCGACCTCACGCTGTTCTCCCACCGGGCCTTCTCGGTGTCGGTCGCGACGAACACCCTGTGCGTGTTCGCCCTGGTCGGCCTGCTCGTGCTGGTGCCCCAGTACCTGCAGCTGGTGGTGGGCATGTCCCCGCTGACCGCCGCGCTGTGGCTGCTGCCCGGCAGCCTCGCGGGCATGGCGGGCGCCCTCGTCGCGGCGCGCCTGGCCCGGCGGTTCGCGGTGCGCCGCCTCGTCGTCGGCGGCCTGACCGTGGCCGCGGTCGGCTGGTCGGCGATCGCCCTGCTGGCCGTCGGGGCCGGACCGGTCGTGGTCGTCGTCGGGATGACGGTGGCGGGCCTCGCCGTCGCGATGGTCGAGACCCTGACCACCGACCTCGTCCTCACCTCCGCACCCACCGACCGCGCCGGCGCCGCCTCGGCCATCTCCGAGACCGGCTTCGAGCTCGGCGGCGCCCTCGGCATCGCCGTGCTCGGCAGCGTGACGGCGGCCGTCTACCGGGCGGGCCTGCCGGACGGTGTGCCGGGCGAGACCCTCGGCGGCTCGCTCGCGGCCGGGGTCGACCCGACGGTGGCCGGCCCGGCGTTCACCGTCGCCCTCGCCGTGGCGGGCGCCGTCGCGGCCGTGGCGATCGCCTACGCCGCGTGGCAGGCCCGTCTGCTGCGGCCGGTCGAGGCCACGGGCGCCCGGGAGTCGGCCGTGGCCCGTTCCTGA
- a CDS encoding putative quinol monooxygenase — MIFIAVKWTIKPEYADRFPELAREFTEACRQEPGNIFFEWSKSLEEENTYQLVEAFQDGAAEAHVNSDHFKKFVSEAPDYVAETPKIVSVQGVDQDGWGEMGEVKPR, encoded by the coding sequence ATGATCTTCATCGCCGTCAAGTGGACGATCAAGCCGGAGTACGCGGACCGCTTCCCGGAGCTCGCGCGGGAGTTCACCGAGGCCTGCCGCCAGGAGCCGGGCAACATCTTCTTCGAGTGGAGCAAGTCCCTCGAGGAGGAGAACACCTACCAGCTGGTCGAGGCCTTCCAGGACGGTGCCGCCGAGGCGCACGTCAACTCCGACCACTTCAAGAAGTTCGTCTCCGAGGCCCCGGACTACGTCGCCGAGACGCCGAAGATCGTCAGCGTGCAGGGCGTCGACCAGGACGGCTGGGGCGAGATGGGCGAGGTGAAGCCCCGCTAG
- a CDS encoding VOC family protein: MSTAPAPQVWPTLRARDARALIDFYVSAFGFTESVVYAGDDGVIHHAELGWPPGGGIMLGQEREDTSGRAWSLAPGTFGGYAVTRDAAHTDEVFARAVAAGATPLAEPYDTEYGSHDAAVLDPEGNHWQFGTYPGHPVTG; encoded by the coding sequence ATGAGCACCGCACCGGCACCCCAGGTCTGGCCCACCCTGCGCGCCCGCGACGCGCGCGCCCTCATCGACTTCTACGTCTCGGCCTTCGGCTTCACCGAGAGCGTCGTGTACGCGGGCGACGACGGCGTGATCCACCACGCCGAGCTCGGCTGGCCGCCCGGCGGCGGGATCATGCTCGGCCAGGAGCGCGAGGACACCTCGGGGCGGGCCTGGTCCCTCGCACCGGGCACGTTCGGCGGGTACGCCGTGACCCGCGACGCCGCGCACACCGACGAGGTCTTCGCCCGGGCGGTGGCCGCCGGGGCGACGCCGCTCGCGGAGCCGTACGACACCGAGTACGGCTCGCACGACGCCGCGGTGCTCGACCCCGAGGGCAACCACTGGCAGTTCGGGACCTACCCGGGTCACCCCGTCACAGGCTGA
- a CDS encoding acetamidase/formamidase family protein gives MSDSVGEQWSSTLTGALGRRGFLLAAAGVAALGTAACSTAAPVAAPAGIPVLQPLAGSAPPNYVPATPTNVLWGRLPTRGSRPVTTVDNGATVVVDTISHEGVLEDQGKDPVAYFTGQGVAAGDVLTDAAAVARQTPHDGPGPHVITGPIAVRGAEPGHTLAVDVLDLALRVPYGVVSNRHGKGALPGELPEQWDGRPEFSRWFNAGGEVSVFTPASAGPTGLVGSLGPATFPLAPFLGVMGVARDTDALVDSVPPTDAGGNLDVNDLVVGSRLYLPVRVPGALFFTGDPHMAQGDGEVALTAMEGSLRATLRLTSIPPGGPAPRAAFTFPFGETPTHWVPIGLSDPDGPEGGGNQTSLDLAMRDAVRRALAFLVGDRGMAAPVAYAYLSAAADFQVSQVVDRTTGVHALIRKADFGA, from the coding sequence ATGTCGGACTCGGTGGGCGAACAGTGGTCGAGCACGCTGACGGGGGCCCTCGGGCGCCGCGGCTTCCTCCTCGCGGCGGCGGGGGTGGCGGCGCTCGGGACGGCCGCCTGCTCGACCGCGGCGCCCGTGGCGGCTCCGGCCGGAATCCCCGTCCTGCAGCCGCTCGCCGGGTCGGCGCCGCCGAACTACGTGCCCGCCACCCCGACGAACGTCCTCTGGGGTCGGCTGCCCACCCGGGGCAGCCGTCCGGTGACGACGGTGGACAACGGGGCCACGGTCGTCGTCGACACGATCTCCCACGAGGGCGTCCTGGAGGACCAGGGGAAGGACCCGGTCGCGTACTTCACGGGGCAGGGGGTCGCCGCGGGGGACGTGCTGACCGATGCCGCCGCCGTGGCCCGGCAGACGCCGCACGACGGACCCGGGCCCCACGTGATCACCGGCCCGATCGCGGTCCGGGGTGCCGAACCCGGTCACACGCTCGCCGTCGACGTGCTCGACCTCGCCCTGCGCGTGCCCTACGGCGTCGTCTCGAACCGCCACGGCAAGGGCGCGCTGCCCGGGGAGCTCCCAGAACAGTGGGACGGCCGCCCGGAGTTTTCGCGCTGGTTCAACGCCGGCGGCGAGGTCAGCGTCTTCACCCCCGCCTCGGCCGGCCCCACCGGGCTCGTGGGCAGCCTCGGCCCGGCCACGTTCCCGCTGGCCCCGTTCCTCGGCGTCATGGGCGTCGCCCGGGACACCGACGCGCTCGTCGACTCGGTCCCGCCCACCGACGCCGGCGGCAACCTCGACGTCAACGACCTCGTCGTCGGCTCGCGGCTCTACCTGCCCGTGCGCGTGCCCGGCGCCCTCTTCTTCACCGGCGACCCGCACATGGCCCAGGGCGACGGGGAGGTGGCGCTCACCGCGATGGAGGGATCGCTGCGCGCGACGCTGCGACTGACCTCGATCCCGCCGGGCGGCCCGGCGCCCCGGGCGGCGTTCACCTTCCCGTTCGGCGAGACCCCGACCCACTGGGTGCCCATCGGCCTGTCCGACCCGGACGGCCCGGAGGGCGGGGGGAACCAGACGTCGCTCGACCTCGCGATGCGCGACGCGGTCCGCCGGGCCCTCGCCTTCCTGGTGGGCGACCGGGGGATGGCGGCCCCGGTCGCCTACGCCTACCTCTCGGCGGCGGCGGACTTCCAGGTCTCCCAGGTCGTCGACCGCACCACCGGCGTGCACGCCCTCATCCGCAAGGCGGACTTCGGGGCGTGA